The proteins below come from a single Saccharopolyspora sp. SCSIO 74807 genomic window:
- a CDS encoding GntR family transcriptional regulator, whose translation MSRQASMSERAYASLKRDILRCRLRPGEVIMDGPLAEQYGMSRTPIREAMNALRREGLVVVVPRRGTFVKSVDIGELQDTYHMRTLLEPEAAVLASQRSTAAELDALEELSDSTVRAADEPAARHEANRLFHVRIAELGRIPLMTQTINALHEEIERFLNLQGALGHPYTATNHQRLVDIIRTDSADEIRAVVLAGIEKARTHMIETLIARPDSAGTRAD comes from the coding sequence GTGAGTCGGCAAGCCTCGATGTCCGAACGCGCGTACGCGTCGCTGAAACGGGACATCCTGCGGTGCAGGCTCCGGCCCGGCGAGGTCATCATGGACGGCCCGCTCGCCGAGCAGTACGGGATGAGCCGCACCCCGATCCGCGAGGCGATGAACGCACTGCGCCGCGAAGGGCTCGTGGTCGTGGTGCCCCGGCGCGGCACCTTCGTGAAGTCCGTCGACATCGGCGAGCTGCAGGACACCTACCACATGCGCACGCTCCTGGAGCCCGAGGCGGCCGTGCTCGCGTCCCAGCGATCGACCGCAGCCGAGCTGGACGCGCTCGAAGAGCTCAGCGACTCGACCGTCCGCGCAGCGGACGAACCGGCCGCGCGGCACGAAGCGAACCGGCTGTTCCACGTGCGCATCGCGGAACTGGGGCGCATTCCCCTGATGACGCAGACCATCAACGCGCTGCACGAAGAGATCGAGCGCTTCCTGAACCTGCAGGGCGCGCTCGGCCACCCGTACACCGCCACCAACCACCAGCGGCTCGTGGACATCATCCGCACCGACTCCGCCGACGAGATCCGCGCGGTCGTTCTCGCGGGAATCGAGAAGGCCCGCACGCACATGATCGAAACCTTGATCGCGAGACCCGACTCCGCAGGAACCCGCGCGGACTAG